The Engystomops pustulosus chromosome 4, aEngPut4.maternal, whole genome shotgun sequence genome contains a region encoding:
- the LOC140128794 gene encoding olfactory receptor 11A1-like, giving the protein MGNINETVVSQFLLLGFRNHWFLNYFLFITFLLIFILTLLGNWIIIMLVARSQSLMSPMYFFLSHLSFSDILLTLTVTPQMLQVIRDQGSFIHVTNCVIQLFFYSGSTTTECLLLTVMSYDRYLAICKPLHYNSIMDMKLRSYLTIWPWLIGFMVGSVLLTFVCNFEFCGPYIMDHYLCDLAPLLQLTCSDHSTLDVLDFILTIPFIVFPFFFIMFTYISIVLNILKISSTGGRRKAFSTCSSHLIVVSAYYGTLMNVYMIPSNLYSYNVKKIVSPLYTAGTPLLNPIIYSLRNQEIKAAFWKFLSTFLTIRTFGRMQKTRH; this is encoded by the coding sequence ATGGGGAACATCAATGAGACTGTTGTCTCGCAATTCCTTCTTTTGGGGTTTCGGAACCACTGGTTTTTGAATTATTTCTTATTCATCACTTTTCTTCTCATCTTCATCCTGACACTTCTGGGAAACTGGATTATCATTATGTTGGTGGCCAGATCTCAGAGTCTGATGTCTCCTATGTATTTCTTCCTGAGTCATCTTTCCTTCTCCGATATCTTACTAACATTGACCGTCACTCCTCAAATGCTCCAGGTGATAAGGGACCAGGGGTCCTTCATACATGTTACCAATTGCGTTATTCAGCTCTTCTTCTACAGTGGTTCCACAACTACCGAATGTCTACTTCTCACAGTCATGTCTTATGACCGCTACCTGGCCATCTGCAAACCTCTACACTACAATTCCATCATGGACATGAAGCTACGTTCCTATCTGACCATCTGGCCATGGCTGATAGGTTTCATGGTGGGTTCAGTATTATTGACATTTGTCTGTAATTTTGAGTTTTGTGGTCCTTACATCATGGACCATTATTTGTGTGATCTTGCTCCCCTTCTACAATTGACCTGCTCTGATCATTCCACCTTGGACGTTCTTGACTTTATTTTGACTATACCATTcattgtttttccatttttcttcatAATGTTCACATATATCTCAATAGTTCTCAATATCCTCAAGATTTCTTCCACCGGTGGGAGGAGAAAAGCTTTCTCCACATGCAGTTCTCACCTGATTGTGGTGAGCGCCTACTACGGGACTTTGATGAATGTCTACATGATCCCATCAAATCTTTACTCCTACAATGTAAAGAAGATTGTGTCCCCCCTGTACACGGCCGGGACCCCATTACTGAACCCCATCATCTATAGTCTCAGGAATCAAGAGATCAAGGCTGCTTTCTGGAAGTTTCTCTCCACCTTCCTTACAATAAGAACATTTGGCCGTATGCAGAAGACCAGACACTGA